In Neosynechococcus sphagnicola sy1, the genomic stretch TTGCACCGCATTGAGGGCGGCTCCCTTACGAATCTGATCGCCACTTAACCAAAGTTCTAGACCACAGGCATGGGAAATGTCTTGGCGAATCCGTCCCACCAGTACCGCATCTTGACCGCTGGCTTCCATCGGCATCGGGAAGTAATTGGCCTGCCAGTCTTCCACTAGTTTAATGCCGGGAGCCTGACTGAGAATGCTACGAGCTTTTTCCACAGCGAAGGGTTGGGAAAATTCCAGGTTGATGGCTTCGGAATGAGCCCGCAACACCGGGACTCGCACACAGGTAGCCGTCACTCTCAGGTTGGGTGTGGCAAAGATTTTGCGGGTTTCATTCACCATTTTCAACTCTTCCTCACAATAGCCCTGGTCGTTAAGCTGAGAGTTGTGGGGGAAGAGATTGAAGGCGAGGGGATAGGGGAAAATCTCAGATTGGGGGGCTTCCCCTTGGAGGATCGCCTGGGCCTGGTTTTTTAGCTCCTCCATGGCTCTGGCTCCTGCCCCACTAGCCGATTGGTAGGTGGCTACAACCAGCCGTTGAATCGGTTGAACACGATGCAGCGGCCAAACGGCCAAGCTCAACAAGATTGTCGTGCAATTGGGGTTGGCAATAATCCCTTCATGGGTGGCCGCAGCCTGGGGGTTGACCTCAGGCACGACCAAGGGCACCTCGGGGTTGAGGCGAAAGGCACTGGAGTTGTCAATGACAACCGCTCCAGCCGCCACCGCCTTAGCAGCCCAAAGTCTGGAGGTAGAGGCTCCTGCGGAGGCGAGGACTAAATCTACTTGGTCAAACGATTGCTCGGTCACCACCTCAACCGGCAAGCACTCACCTTGGAAAGAAAGCTGACACCCAGCAGAACGAGGCGAGGCCAATAGCTTCAAATCAGCGATCGGGAAATTGCGACTGGCTAATAAATCCAGTAGTTCTGTCCCAACGGCACCCGTTGCCCCCAAAATGGCAACTCGATAAGAACGAGGCAAATTTAGTATCCTCCCAAGACCTCAGGGCTTGTGTAACAATGCTTGGTTTGTTCTTTAGTGTTCCCAAATCTTAGCGGATTTTAGGGAGATTCAACCAGCAGGGCCATCGCAATCCTGGCAGAAAGCTTTTTAAAGAAACCCGGTTTAGTTGGTTGGCAAGTCTTAGAATCGGTTACGATCGCCTATTGCTGAGGAAGCGTTCCTTGGTGATTTCCTTGGGCGATCGCGCTATTTAGAGATTGCATTGCGATCGCTGCTGCGATGTCCTCCTTATTCTCTCAGACCCTTAGAGCAACCGATGAAAGTTACCCAGGAAAAACTGCCCGCCAGCCAAGTTGGCCTGGAAATTGAGATTC encodes the following:
- a CDS encoding aspartate-semialdehyde dehydrogenase — its product is MPRSYRVAILGATGAVGTELLDLLASRNFPIADLKLLASPRSAGCQLSFQGECLPVEVVTEQSFDQVDLVLASAGASTSRLWAAKAVAAGAVVIDNSSAFRLNPEVPLVVPEVNPQAAATHEGIIANPNCTTILLSLAVWPLHRVQPIQRLVVATYQSASGAGARAMEELKNQAQAILQGEAPQSEIFPYPLAFNLFPHNSQLNDQGYCEEELKMVNETRKIFATPNLRVTATCVRVPVLRAHSEAINLEFSQPFAVEKARSILSQAPGIKLVEDWQANYFPMPMEASGQDAVLVGRIRQDISHACGLELWLSGDQIRKGAALNAVQIAELLVTQSWLRPAVTLAR